One part of the Nymphalis io chromosome 22, ilAglIoxx1.1, whole genome shotgun sequence genome encodes these proteins:
- the LOC126777172 gene encoding dystrobrevin beta isoform X2 encodes MSLERESMGVMPPIPVGTGPLDPRSQLLQEMRDQNFDLIRFASYRTACKLRFVQKKCNLHAIDIWNVIEAFRENALNTLEPTACVNVTRLETLVSSLYHNLNKRLPPANQVSVEACSALLLNWLLSAYSTGENVGKIRVFSIKVALATMCAGKLMDKLRYIFSQLSDGNGHLLMKRLSDYLREVLALPAAVYESPSFSYNDNLAISIFNQNVKITVNDFLDTLMSDPGPPCLVWLPLLHRLASVENVVHPLACSACRRGSLAGFRYRCTRCAAYTLCQDCFWRGHVTPPHCNEHEVKEYATYKSPSKQIGATLRKSFRCVPERARPQLPRYPDQPERTLNLSHIVPPSPVPAHNGFPEYAGGYVNTGSLDSRSSRSTHRSIADHLSRGVDDEHRLIARYAARLAHENRTMPRAGRSASLTPELTLDFQGRSSSEGSEVDAARQQRELISQLEAKNREIMREIARLRRQQEAEAVGGPGSAPPLVSELRALRQRKDELEGHLSSLQESRKHLMHQLEGLMRMLKTQQSSPRSTPNSSPRSTKSPPLPGSQPQPSAPEREVSRGAVRSAPQTPSLGERERVDMSHSLGTYALADGARGAMESMGGDPRSFHQNQRPTTMGIDNRSLRSDLLYAADSVTNAMSTLVRELNSEGSDTEDTVKGGLDARKRRDFEEDEDSDEPMPRPQLPRHYIHDNNVQSLPPSVITS; translated from the exons ATGTCGCTAGAACGTGAGAGCATGGGTGTGATGCCCCCAATCCCTGTGGGCACTGGGCCATTGGACCCACGTTCACAACTACTCCAAGAAATGAGGGATCAGAACTTTGACCTTATAAGATTTGCATCTTATAGAACTGCATGCAAACTCCGCTTTGTCCAAAAGAAGTGTAATT tACATGCAATAGATATATGGAACGTAATAGAAGCCTTTCGAGAAAATGCACTCAATACTCTGGAACCGACTGCCTGTGTCAATGTCACCAGATTAGAGACGCTAGTGTCATCATTGTACCACAACTTGAATAAAAGATTGCCACCCGCTAATCAAGTGTCCGTCGAAGCCTGTTCTGCTTTGCTTTTAAATTGGTTACTGTCGGCTTACAGTACAGG AGAAAACGTCGGAAAAATTAGAGTTTTCTCAATCAAAGTTGCATTGGCCACCATGTGTGCTGGAAAACTTATGGATAAACTAAGAT ATATATTTTCTCAACTATCCGACGGCAATGGTCACTTGTTAATGAAGAGACTGTCCGACTATCTACGTGAAGTTTTAGCTCTACCTGCAGCTGTGTATGAATCCCCGTCATTTAGTTATAACGATAACTTGgcaatttctatatttaatcag AATGTTAAAATAACCGTAAACGATTTCTTAGACACTTTGATGTCAGACCCAGGACCGCCCTGTCTTGTTTGGTTGCCTCTATTACATCGCCTAGCCAGCGTCGAGAATG TGGTGCACCCGCTGGCGTGCAGCGCGTGCCGGCGCGGCTCGCTGGCCGGCTTCCGCTACCGCTGCACGCGCTGCGCCGCCTACACGCTGTGCCAGGACTGCTTCTGGCGCGGACACGTCACGCCGCCGCACTGCAACGAGCACGAGGTCAAGGAGTACGCCACCTAC AAGTCCCCGTCGAAGCAGATCGGCGCGACGCTCCGCAAGTCGTTCCGCTGCGTGCCCGAGCGCGCGCGCCCGCAGCTGCCGCGCTACCCCGACCAGCCCGAGCGGACCCTCAACCTCAGCCACATCGT TCCGCCGTCCCCGGTGCCGGCTCACAACGGTTTCCCGGAGTACGCGGGCGGGTACGTCAACACGGGCTCGCTCGACAGCCGCTCCTCCAGATCGACGCATCGCA GTATAGCGGATCACCTCTCCCGCGGAGTCGATGATGAACATCGCCTCATAGCGAGATACGCGGCTAGATTGGCGCACGAAAATCGTACCATG CCAAGAGCCGGCAGGTCGGCTTCTCTGACACCAGAATTG ACACTGGATTTTCAGGGCCGTTCATCATCAGAGGGCTCGGAAGTGGACGCGGCGAGACAGCAACGCGAACTGATATCTCAGCTCGAGGCCAAGAACCGGGAGATTATGAGAGAGATCGCTCGTTTGAG ACGGCAGCAAGAAGCGGAAGCGGTGGGCGGCCCGGGCTCCGCCCCGCCACTCGTGTCCGAGTTGCGGGCGCTCCGCCAACGCAAAGACGAGCTGGAGGGACACCTGTCGTCGCTGCAGGAGTCCAGGAAGCACCTCATGCACCAACTCGAAGGCCTCATGAGGATGCTTAAG ACTCAGCAGTCGAGTCCCAGGTCAACACCGAATTCGTCTCCGCGATCGACGAAGAGTCCTCCGCTACCTGGATCACAACCACAGCCCTCCGCGCCGGAGAG GGAGGTGTCTCGCGGCGCGGTGCGCAGCGCGCCGCAGACGCCGTCGCTGGGCGAGCGCGAGCGCGTCGACATGTCGCACAGCCTCGGCACGTACGCGCTGGCCGACGGCGCGCGCG GCGCAATGGAATCGATGGGAGGAGACCCTAGAAGTTTTCACCAGAACCAACGACCTACCACTA tGGGCATAGACAACAGGAGTCTACGAAGCGATCTGCTGTACGCCGCTGATTCAGTCACGAACGCGATGTCGACTTTAGTGCGAGAACTTAATTCGG AGGGTTCAGACACAGAGGATACGGTCAAGGGAGGATTGGACGCCAGGAAGAGACGGG
- the LOC126777172 gene encoding dystrobrevin beta isoform X3 codes for MSLERESMGVMPPIPVGTGPLDPRSQLLQEMRDQNFDLIRFASYRTACKLRFVQKKCNLHAIDIWNVIEAFRENALNTLEPTACVNVTRLETLVSSLYHNLNKRLPPANQVSVEACSALLLNWLLSAYSTGENVGKIRVFSIKVALATMCAGKLMDKLRYIFSQLSDGNGHLLMKRLSDYLREVLALPAAVYESPSFSYNDNLAISIFNQNVKITVNDFLDTLMSDPGPPCLVWLPLLHRLASVENVVHPLACSACRRGSLAGFRYRCTRCAAYTLCQDCFWRGHVTPPHCNEHEVKEYATYKSPSKQIGATLRKSFRCVPERARPQLPRYPDQPERTLNLSHIVPPSPVPAHNGFPEYAGGYVNTGSLDSRSSRSTHRSIADHLSRGVDDEHRLIARYAARLAHENRTMGRSSSEGSEVDAARQQRELISQLEAKNREIMREIARLRRQQEAEAVGGPGSAPPLVSELRALRQRKDELEGHLSSLQESRKHLMHQLEGLMRMLKTQQSSPRSTPNSSPRSTKSPPLPGSQPQPSAPEREVSRGAVRSAPQTPSLGERERVDMSHSLGTYALADGARGAMESMGGDPRSFHQNQRPTTMGIDNRSLRSDLLYAADSVTNAMSTLVRELNSEGSDTEDTVKGGLDARKRRDFEEDEDSDEPMPRPQLPRHYIHDNNVQDIPPPLPARTGHYYPRT; via the exons ATGTCGCTAGAACGTGAGAGCATGGGTGTGATGCCCCCAATCCCTGTGGGCACTGGGCCATTGGACCCACGTTCACAACTACTCCAAGAAATGAGGGATCAGAACTTTGACCTTATAAGATTTGCATCTTATAGAACTGCATGCAAACTCCGCTTTGTCCAAAAGAAGTGTAATT tACATGCAATAGATATATGGAACGTAATAGAAGCCTTTCGAGAAAATGCACTCAATACTCTGGAACCGACTGCCTGTGTCAATGTCACCAGATTAGAGACGCTAGTGTCATCATTGTACCACAACTTGAATAAAAGATTGCCACCCGCTAATCAAGTGTCCGTCGAAGCCTGTTCTGCTTTGCTTTTAAATTGGTTACTGTCGGCTTACAGTACAGG AGAAAACGTCGGAAAAATTAGAGTTTTCTCAATCAAAGTTGCATTGGCCACCATGTGTGCTGGAAAACTTATGGATAAACTAAGAT ATATATTTTCTCAACTATCCGACGGCAATGGTCACTTGTTAATGAAGAGACTGTCCGACTATCTACGTGAAGTTTTAGCTCTACCTGCAGCTGTGTATGAATCCCCGTCATTTAGTTATAACGATAACTTGgcaatttctatatttaatcag AATGTTAAAATAACCGTAAACGATTTCTTAGACACTTTGATGTCAGACCCAGGACCGCCCTGTCTTGTTTGGTTGCCTCTATTACATCGCCTAGCCAGCGTCGAGAATG TGGTGCACCCGCTGGCGTGCAGCGCGTGCCGGCGCGGCTCGCTGGCCGGCTTCCGCTACCGCTGCACGCGCTGCGCCGCCTACACGCTGTGCCAGGACTGCTTCTGGCGCGGACACGTCACGCCGCCGCACTGCAACGAGCACGAGGTCAAGGAGTACGCCACCTAC AAGTCCCCGTCGAAGCAGATCGGCGCGACGCTCCGCAAGTCGTTCCGCTGCGTGCCCGAGCGCGCGCGCCCGCAGCTGCCGCGCTACCCCGACCAGCCCGAGCGGACCCTCAACCTCAGCCACATCGT TCCGCCGTCCCCGGTGCCGGCTCACAACGGTTTCCCGGAGTACGCGGGCGGGTACGTCAACACGGGCTCGCTCGACAGCCGCTCCTCCAGATCGACGCATCGCA GTATAGCGGATCACCTCTCCCGCGGAGTCGATGATGAACATCGCCTCATAGCGAGATACGCGGCTAGATTGGCGCACGAAAATCGTACCATG GGCCGTTCATCATCAGAGGGCTCGGAAGTGGACGCGGCGAGACAGCAACGCGAACTGATATCTCAGCTCGAGGCCAAGAACCGGGAGATTATGAGAGAGATCGCTCGTTTGAG ACGGCAGCAAGAAGCGGAAGCGGTGGGCGGCCCGGGCTCCGCCCCGCCACTCGTGTCCGAGTTGCGGGCGCTCCGCCAACGCAAAGACGAGCTGGAGGGACACCTGTCGTCGCTGCAGGAGTCCAGGAAGCACCTCATGCACCAACTCGAAGGCCTCATGAGGATGCTTAAG ACTCAGCAGTCGAGTCCCAGGTCAACACCGAATTCGTCTCCGCGATCGACGAAGAGTCCTCCGCTACCTGGATCACAACCACAGCCCTCCGCGCCGGAGAG GGAGGTGTCTCGCGGCGCGGTGCGCAGCGCGCCGCAGACGCCGTCGCTGGGCGAGCGCGAGCGCGTCGACATGTCGCACAGCCTCGGCACGTACGCGCTGGCCGACGGCGCGCGCG GCGCAATGGAATCGATGGGAGGAGACCCTAGAAGTTTTCACCAGAACCAACGACCTACCACTA tGGGCATAGACAACAGGAGTCTACGAAGCGATCTGCTGTACGCCGCTGATTCAGTCACGAACGCGATGTCGACTTTAGTGCGAGAACTTAATTCGG AGGGTTCAGACACAGAGGATACGGTCAAGGGAGGATTGGACGCCAGGAAGAGACGGG
- the LOC126777172 gene encoding dystrobrevin beta isoform X1 produces the protein MSLERESMGVMPPIPVGTGPLDPRSQLLQEMRDQNFDLIRFASYRTACKLRFVQKKCNLHAIDIWNVIEAFRENALNTLEPTACVNVTRLETLVSSLYHNLNKRLPPANQVSVEACSALLLNWLLSAYSTGENVGKIRVFSIKVALATMCAGKLMDKLRYIFSQLSDGNGHLLMKRLSDYLREVLALPAAVYESPSFSYNDNLAISIFNQNVKITVNDFLDTLMSDPGPPCLVWLPLLHRLASVENVVHPLACSACRRGSLAGFRYRCTRCAAYTLCQDCFWRGHVTPPHCNEHEVKEYATYKSPSKQIGATLRKSFRCVPERARPQLPRYPDQPERTLNLSHIVPPSPVPAHNGFPEYAGGYVNTGSLDSRSSRSTHRSIADHLSRGVDDEHRLIARYAARLAHENRTMPRAGRSASLTPELGRSSSEGSEVDAARQQRELISQLEAKNREIMREIARLRRQQEAEAVGGPGSAPPLVSELRALRQRKDELEGHLSSLQESRKHLMHQLEGLMRMLKTQQSSPRSTPNSSPRSTKSPPLPGSQPQPSAPEREVSRGAVRSAPQTPSLGERERVDMSHSLGTYALADGARGAMESMGGDPRSFHQNQRPTTMGIDNRSLRSDLLYAADSVTNAMSTLVRELNSEGSDTEDTVKGGLDARKRRDFEEDEDSDEPMPRPQLPRHYIHDNNVQDIPPPLPARTGHYYPRT, from the exons ATGTCGCTAGAACGTGAGAGCATGGGTGTGATGCCCCCAATCCCTGTGGGCACTGGGCCATTGGACCCACGTTCACAACTACTCCAAGAAATGAGGGATCAGAACTTTGACCTTATAAGATTTGCATCTTATAGAACTGCATGCAAACTCCGCTTTGTCCAAAAGAAGTGTAATT tACATGCAATAGATATATGGAACGTAATAGAAGCCTTTCGAGAAAATGCACTCAATACTCTGGAACCGACTGCCTGTGTCAATGTCACCAGATTAGAGACGCTAGTGTCATCATTGTACCACAACTTGAATAAAAGATTGCCACCCGCTAATCAAGTGTCCGTCGAAGCCTGTTCTGCTTTGCTTTTAAATTGGTTACTGTCGGCTTACAGTACAGG AGAAAACGTCGGAAAAATTAGAGTTTTCTCAATCAAAGTTGCATTGGCCACCATGTGTGCTGGAAAACTTATGGATAAACTAAGAT ATATATTTTCTCAACTATCCGACGGCAATGGTCACTTGTTAATGAAGAGACTGTCCGACTATCTACGTGAAGTTTTAGCTCTACCTGCAGCTGTGTATGAATCCCCGTCATTTAGTTATAACGATAACTTGgcaatttctatatttaatcag AATGTTAAAATAACCGTAAACGATTTCTTAGACACTTTGATGTCAGACCCAGGACCGCCCTGTCTTGTTTGGTTGCCTCTATTACATCGCCTAGCCAGCGTCGAGAATG TGGTGCACCCGCTGGCGTGCAGCGCGTGCCGGCGCGGCTCGCTGGCCGGCTTCCGCTACCGCTGCACGCGCTGCGCCGCCTACACGCTGTGCCAGGACTGCTTCTGGCGCGGACACGTCACGCCGCCGCACTGCAACGAGCACGAGGTCAAGGAGTACGCCACCTAC AAGTCCCCGTCGAAGCAGATCGGCGCGACGCTCCGCAAGTCGTTCCGCTGCGTGCCCGAGCGCGCGCGCCCGCAGCTGCCGCGCTACCCCGACCAGCCCGAGCGGACCCTCAACCTCAGCCACATCGT TCCGCCGTCCCCGGTGCCGGCTCACAACGGTTTCCCGGAGTACGCGGGCGGGTACGTCAACACGGGCTCGCTCGACAGCCGCTCCTCCAGATCGACGCATCGCA GTATAGCGGATCACCTCTCCCGCGGAGTCGATGATGAACATCGCCTCATAGCGAGATACGCGGCTAGATTGGCGCACGAAAATCGTACCATG CCAAGAGCCGGCAGGTCGGCTTCTCTGACACCAGAATTG GGCCGTTCATCATCAGAGGGCTCGGAAGTGGACGCGGCGAGACAGCAACGCGAACTGATATCTCAGCTCGAGGCCAAGAACCGGGAGATTATGAGAGAGATCGCTCGTTTGAG ACGGCAGCAAGAAGCGGAAGCGGTGGGCGGCCCGGGCTCCGCCCCGCCACTCGTGTCCGAGTTGCGGGCGCTCCGCCAACGCAAAGACGAGCTGGAGGGACACCTGTCGTCGCTGCAGGAGTCCAGGAAGCACCTCATGCACCAACTCGAAGGCCTCATGAGGATGCTTAAG ACTCAGCAGTCGAGTCCCAGGTCAACACCGAATTCGTCTCCGCGATCGACGAAGAGTCCTCCGCTACCTGGATCACAACCACAGCCCTCCGCGCCGGAGAG GGAGGTGTCTCGCGGCGCGGTGCGCAGCGCGCCGCAGACGCCGTCGCTGGGCGAGCGCGAGCGCGTCGACATGTCGCACAGCCTCGGCACGTACGCGCTGGCCGACGGCGCGCGCG GCGCAATGGAATCGATGGGAGGAGACCCTAGAAGTTTTCACCAGAACCAACGACCTACCACTA tGGGCATAGACAACAGGAGTCTACGAAGCGATCTGCTGTACGCCGCTGATTCAGTCACGAACGCGATGTCGACTTTAGTGCGAGAACTTAATTCGG AGGGTTCAGACACAGAGGATACGGTCAAGGGAGGATTGGACGCCAGGAAGAGACGGG